The Verrucomicrobium spinosum DSM 4136 = JCM 18804 DNA segment CCTGCGTGGCCGCCGAAGCCTCCCAAGGTGAAGGTGGAGCGACTGCCGAGATACACCGGGACATCCAGGCCGCCGCTCACGGCCAGATAGGCGCGCACACCCGTGTCGCCCAGACGGCCTGTTTTCAAGATGCCACCGGCGGGAATGGCGATGGCCGTGTCCATCGGCACCGATTCGCCGTTCAGGGTTGGTTTCATGCGGGCCCCAGTGAGCGCGACCGTGCAGGCCTGCTGAAACTTGAGGGTGGGGCCCGCCATGGTTATTTCCAAACCCGCAGCGTGATCGTCATTGCCCACGAGGCGGTTTGCCAGACGGAACGAGACATCGTCCATGGGGCCGGACGGCGGCACGCCGATGTCCCAGTAACCCAAACGGCCGGGGAAGTCTTGGACGGTGGTTACAGCGCCCGGTTCCAGCACCTCCATGGTGTGCGGCTGCCAGGCGAACTCCGAGAGCATGCGGGTGGTGGCGTGCCCCGCCAGGAAGGGGGCGTGCTGCAGGACGGCCAGCAGGTAGCTCCGGTTGGTTTCAATCCCGGCCAGAGTCGTGCCCTCCAAGGCGCTGCTCAGAGCGGCCACGGCTTGCTCGCGGTCCGCGGCATGGACAATCACCTTGGCCACGAGTGGATCATAGAATGGGGAGACGGTGACCCCCTGAGTCACCCAAGTCTCCACACGGGCCTGTGGCGGCCAGGCTGCCGCAGTGAGCATGCCGCTGCTGGGCTGGAAGTTCCGGGCAGGATCCTCTGCATAGACACGTGCCTGGATGCTGTGTCCCTGGGAAACGGGCAGTGTCTCGGGCCAGAAGCCCAGATCCCCCGCCGCCAGACGCACCATCCACTCCACAAGATCGATTCCCAGCACCTCCTCGGTGACCCCATGCTCCACCTGGAGCCGGGTGTTGACCTCGAGGAAATAAAACTTCCGGCTGTCCGCATCGTACACGAACTCGACCGTGCCCGCGGAGCGGTAGTTCACCGCCTTGCCCAGCCGCTCCGCGCAGGCGAGCAGTTCCGCCCGTCCTTCAGATGAAAGGTGCGGCGCTGGCGTTTCTTCGATGACCTTCTGGTTGCGGCGCTGCACGGAGCAGTCGCGTTCGCCCAGGGCAAGCACGCGTCCTTCGCCATCGCCGAAGATCTGCACCTCGATATGCCGGGCGTGACGGACGAACTTCTCCAGAAACAGACCGCTGTCCTTGAAGTTGGCCATGCTGAGCCGCTGCACCGATTCAAACTGCGCCCGCAGATCCGAGTCGTTCTCGCAAACCCGCATGCCGATCCCACCACCACCCGCCGTGCTTTTGAGCATGACGGGGTAACCGATGCCTTGGGCCTTCTCCACCGCCTCATCCACGGTGGCGAGGAGACCGGTTCCCGGCAGCAACGGCACCCCCGACTCCATGGCGATTTCCCGGGCCGTGTGCTTGAGGCCGAACTTGACCATCTGCTCAGGCGTGGGGCCGACGAAGGCGATTCCCGCCGCTTCACAGGCGCGAGCAAACTCTGGATTCTCACTGAGGAATCCGTAGCCTGGGTGAATGGCAGTGGCTCCGGTGGCCTTGGCGGCTGCCAAGACTTTTTCTGTATCCAGGTAACTCTCCTTCGGTGCGGGTGGGCCGATGAGGACCGCCTCGTCTGCGGCATCCACATGCAAAGATGCCTTGTCAGCTTCTGAGTAAACGGCCACTGAGCCATATCCCAAGCGTTTAAGAGTGCGGGATACTCGGCAGGAAATGGCACCGCGATTGGCAATGAGGACCTTGGGCGTGGAAGACATGGGAAGGATGAGAGTGAGTGCTGGGAGATGCTTCAGCCGCCTCGAGGCGGTACTCCAACCCGCTTCGATGGGAGTCTGAGGGGGGAGTGGAGGGGAGCCGTTCTGGATCGAGCATTCTGCCGCTTGAGTTTCGCAGCAGGGTTGGAGTACCGCCTTTAGGCGGCTCAGGAGATCAGTCCCAAATCAACAATCTGATGGGCGTCGGATTGTAAGCATTGCACGGATTGTTGAGCTGCGGGCAGTTGGAGATCAACGCCACCACATCCATCTCGGCTTTCATCTCCACGTACTTGCCGGCATCAGAAATGCCGTCTTCGAAGGTGAGCCTGCCCTCGGGAGTGACCGGCACGTTCATGAAGAAGTTCACGTTGCTGGTGAGATCCCGCTTGGAGTAGTCGTGGCCATACTCGGCCATTTGAAGCAGGAAGGTGTCGCGGCAGTTGTGCATGTAGCGCTTTTCGATGGCATAGCGCACCATGTTGCTCTCGGCAGCGCATGCACCGCCCAGGGTGTCGTGACGGCCGCAGGTGTCTGCGGTGATCGTGAGCATGGGGTTCAGTTCGGTGGAGAGCAGGGTGGAGCCGGTGGTGAGGTAAATCGCCCCCTGTTCCCGGATGGTGTCCACGGCGCTGTAGCGCTCGTCTGCATTGGCAGCATTGTAGAAGAGTATGTCCACGGCCTGGTTGCCCTCCAAGTCC contains these protein-coding regions:
- a CDS encoding urea amidolyase associated protein UAAP2; the encoded protein is MSLTLSPLTPEQAIYDQVIEAGDGWMHEIKKGQTFRIVDLEGNQAVDILFYNAANADERYSAVDTIREQGAIYLTTGSTLLSTELNPMLTITADTCGRHDTLGGACAAESNMVRYAIEKRYMHNCRDTFLLQMAEYGHDYSKRDLTSNVNFFMNVPVTPEGRLTFEDGISDAGKYVEMKAEMDVVALISNCPQLNNPCNAYNPTPIRLLIWD